A window of the Lactuca sativa cultivar Salinas chromosome 7, Lsat_Salinas_v11, whole genome shotgun sequence genome harbors these coding sequences:
- the LOC111888656 gene encoding AP-2 complex subunit alpha-2-like → MVKVSAYLLGEYSHLLARRPGCSPKDIFVIIHEKLPTVSTPTISILLSTYAKILMHSQPPDPELQNQIWAIFSKYETCIDTEIQQRAVQLFIFNSTLAKILNF, encoded by the exons ATGGTGAAG GTTAGCGCTTATCTGCTTGGAGAATACAGCCATCTTTTGGCCAGACGACCTGGGTGTAGCCCAAAGGACATTTTTGTCATTATACATGAGAAGCTTCCTACTGTATC GACTCCAACAATATCCATTCTTCTCTCAACATACGCAAAGATTTTGATGCACTCTCAACCACCAGATCCCGAATTACAAAACCAGATCTGGGCAATATTCAGCAA ATATGAAACATGCATTGATACTGAGATACAACAAAGAGCTGTACAGCTATTCATTTTCAATAGCacacttgcaaaaattttaaacttttaa